One Desulforhopalus sp. DNA segment encodes these proteins:
- the nadC gene encoding carboxylating nicotinate-nucleotide diphosphorylase, whose product MDKNLLHDMIAAFLREDVGRGDLTSESIFPGNQTGSACLVAREKFVVCGAEQVAAEVFKVQNPAITTIAPLADGTRTDRNMVLLTVSGPVVDLLKAERVALNLLQRLSGIATLTASFVAKVKDYPVRITDTRKTTPGLRVLEKYAVRVGGGANHRFNLADGVLIKDNHIAACGSIKDAVSRVRVQIPHTIRIEVETDTLQQVEECLECGVDIIMLDNMSPETMAQAVRTIGGRALVEASGGVSLETVEAIAGSGVDIISIGALTHSAPSCDIGMDWSF is encoded by the coding sequence ATGGATAAAAATCTCCTGCATGACATGATTGCTGCTTTTCTCCGTGAGGATGTCGGGCGCGGTGATCTCACCAGCGAGTCCATTTTTCCGGGCAATCAGACCGGCAGCGCCTGTCTGGTCGCCCGGGAGAAATTTGTTGTCTGTGGCGCCGAGCAGGTAGCGGCGGAGGTGTTCAAGGTCCAGAATCCGGCGATTACTACCATCGCGCCTCTGGCCGACGGCACTCGGACCGACCGGAATATGGTGCTGTTGACGGTGAGCGGTCCGGTGGTTGATCTGCTCAAAGCCGAGCGGGTGGCGCTCAATCTTCTGCAGCGTCTTTCCGGGATCGCCACCCTCACCGCTTCTTTTGTCGCCAAGGTTAAAGACTACCCGGTACGGATAACCGATACTCGAAAGACTACACCAGGCCTCCGTGTTCTGGAAAAATATGCAGTTCGCGTCGGCGGAGGCGCCAATCACCGTTTCAATCTGGCCGACGGCGTACTGATCAAGGACAATCATATTGCCGCCTGTGGATCGATCAAGGATGCGGTATCCAGGGTGCGAGTGCAGATCCCGCATACCATCCGAATCGAGGTGGAAACCGATACCTTGCAGCAGGTGGAAGAGTGCCTGGAATGCGGTGTGGATATCATTATGCTTGACAATATGAGCCCGGAAACGATGGCACAGGCTGTTCGGACCATAGGTGGCCGCGCCCTGGTGGAGGCTTCCGGGGGAGTGAGTCTTGAGACCGTTGAGGCGATTGCCGGGAGCGGTGTGGATATCATTTCGATTGGTGCCTTAACCCACTCGGCACCATCCTGTGACATAGGGATGGATTGGTCTTTTTAG
- the hisA gene encoding phosphoribosylformimino-5-aminoimidazole carboxamide ribotide isomerase, giving the protein MKLRPCIDLHDGVVKQIVGSTLTDNDPGAVKTNFVADNSPAWYAALYRSDNLTGGHIIKLGPGNDKAAEEALSAWPGGMQLGGGITADNAGHWLDKGASEVIVTSYVFRDGMIDTGRLRKLVAAVGRNRLVLDLSCRKRENQYYIVTDRWQKFTSVVICPEVLEDLARSCCEFLIHAADVEGMCSGIEKPLVEKLAASTPIPTTYAGGIRDLEDLQLIWEAGKGRLDCTAGSALDIFGGTTLSYQEAVLFCRSTEEGPV; this is encoded by the coding sequence ATGAAATTGCGGCCATGCATCGATCTCCATGATGGAGTGGTTAAACAGATCGTTGGATCGACCCTCACCGATAATGATCCGGGGGCGGTAAAAACCAACTTTGTTGCCGATAACAGTCCGGCCTGGTATGCCGCATTGTACCGGTCAGACAATCTGACCGGCGGCCATATCATCAAACTCGGCCCGGGAAATGATAAAGCGGCCGAGGAGGCTCTCAGCGCATGGCCCGGCGGTATGCAGCTGGGCGGTGGGATAACCGCTGACAATGCCGGGCATTGGCTTGATAAAGGCGCCTCGGAGGTTATTGTCACCTCCTACGTCTTTCGCGATGGCATGATTGATACCGGCCGGTTGCGTAAGCTGGTGGCGGCAGTGGGCAGGAACAGGTTGGTTCTTGACCTGAGTTGTCGGAAGAGAGAAAATCAATATTATATAGTTACCGATAGGTGGCAAAAGTTCACCAGTGTTGTTATCTGCCCCGAGGTACTCGAAGACCTGGCCCGCAGTTGCTGTGAGTTTCTCATCCATGCAGCGGATGTTGAGGGCATGTGTTCAGGTATCGAGAAGCCGCTGGTTGAAAAATTGGCGGCCTCGACCCCAATTCCTACGACCTATGCCGGCGGGATTCGTGATCTTGAGGATTTGCAACTGATATGGGAAGCGGGCAAGGGCAGGTTGGATTGCACGGCGGGCAGCGCCCTTGATATTTTCGGAGGTACGACGCTGAGCTACCAAGAAGCTGTGCTTTTTTGCCGGAGCACGGAAGAGGGGCCGGTCTGA
- the fusA gene encoding elongation factor G, giving the protein MNKDLSKVRNIGISAHIDSGKTTLTERILFYTKRIHAIHEVRGKDGVGAKMDSMELEKERGITIQSAATYCSWKDVDINIIDTPGHVDFTVEVERALRVLDGAILVLCSVGGVQSQSITVNRQMTRYNVPRVAFINKCDRTGANPEKVTRQLREKLDLNAHMLQMPIGLESDLQGMIDLIIMKAVYFEGPNGETIIEKEIPAEYQAAAKEKRDALLEEISMFSEELMEALLDGGEVDTQIVYDAIRKGTLALEFTPVLMGSAYKNKGVQLLLDAVRNFLPCPTDVTNMALDLKNDEKEFEVTNNPDDPLIMLAFKLEDGRYGQLTYTRTYQGKLAKGDTVYNSRTGKKTKIGRLCRMHSNEMEEIEECGSGDIVALFGVDCASGDTFTSEDISCSMTSMHIPEPVISLAVIPKDNKAQINMSKALNRFTKEDPTFKTYVDHETGETIISGMGELHLEVYVERMKREYNALVEVGAPQVAYRETISQRAEFNYTHKKQTGGSGQYGRVAGYMEPITESDYEFVDSIVGGVIPREFIGSCDKGFKKSLEKGSLCGAAITGVRCVINDGAYHAVDSSDIAFQLASIGAFKEGYLKAKPIILEPIMKVAVEGPTEFQGTVMGSINQRRGMIIGTTEEGTYSVVEAEVPLSEMFGYSTALRSLTQGKAEFTMEFASFKPVPKGVSEQLVKAYQEERKNA; this is encoded by the coding sequence ATGAATAAGGATCTATCGAAAGTACGAAATATAGGTATCAGCGCCCATATCGATTCGGGAAAAACCACCTTGACCGAACGTATCCTGTTTTACACCAAACGAATTCATGCAATTCATGAGGTTCGCGGCAAGGACGGTGTCGGTGCGAAAATGGACTCCATGGAACTCGAGAAGGAGCGCGGTATCACCATTCAGTCCGCTGCCACCTATTGCTCATGGAAGGACGTTGATATTAATATCATCGACACACCCGGTCACGTTGATTTCACTGTTGAGGTTGAGCGGGCACTGCGCGTTCTTGACGGGGCAATTCTGGTTCTCTGTTCGGTGGGTGGGGTGCAGTCGCAATCTATCACCGTTAACAGACAAATGACCAGGTACAATGTTCCCCGTGTTGCCTTTATCAATAAATGCGACCGCACCGGTGCCAATCCGGAGAAGGTGACCCGCCAGCTTCGGGAAAAACTGGATCTCAACGCCCACATGCTGCAGATGCCCATTGGTCTGGAAAGCGACCTTCAGGGGATGATTGATTTGATCATCATGAAGGCTGTCTATTTCGAAGGACCGAATGGCGAAACCATTATCGAGAAGGAAATTCCCGCCGAGTATCAAGCGGCGGCAAAGGAAAAGAGGGACGCACTTCTCGAAGAGATTTCCATGTTTTCAGAAGAGCTTATGGAGGCATTGCTGGACGGTGGAGAGGTTGATACCCAGATCGTTTACGATGCCATCCGCAAAGGCACCCTGGCTTTAGAGTTTACTCCGGTACTCATGGGTTCTGCCTACAAGAATAAAGGTGTGCAACTGCTCCTGGATGCGGTACGGAACTTTCTCCCGTGTCCGACCGATGTTACCAACATGGCCCTTGATTTGAAAAACGACGAGAAGGAATTTGAGGTCACCAACAATCCCGACGATCCTCTCATTATGCTGGCATTCAAGCTCGAAGACGGCCGTTATGGGCAGTTGACCTATACCCGCACCTACCAGGGCAAGTTGGCCAAAGGTGATACCGTTTATAACAGCAGAACCGGCAAGAAGACCAAAATCGGCAGGCTTTGCCGGATGCATTCCAACGAGATGGAGGAGATTGAAGAATGTGGCTCCGGTGACATCGTCGCCCTTTTCGGTGTAGATTGCGCATCAGGCGATACCTTCACCTCAGAGGACATCAGCTGCTCGATGACCTCCATGCATATTCCCGAGCCGGTTATCTCTCTTGCGGTTATTCCGAAAGACAACAAGGCGCAGATAAATATGTCCAAGGCGCTTAATCGTTTTACCAAGGAAGATCCTACTTTTAAAACCTACGTTGATCATGAGACTGGCGAGACAATCATCTCCGGTATGGGTGAGTTGCATCTTGAAGTCTATGTTGAGCGTATGAAGCGCGAGTACAATGCGCTGGTAGAGGTAGGTGCTCCCCAGGTAGCTTACCGTGAGACCATCTCCCAGCGCGCCGAATTCAACTACACCCACAAGAAACAGACCGGTGGTTCCGGACAATATGGCCGGGTTGCCGGGTATATGGAACCGATAACCGAGAGTGATTACGAGTTTGTCGACAGTATTGTCGGTGGTGTTATCCCCCGTGAGTTCATCGGTTCCTGCGACAAGGGCTTTAAAAAGAGCCTCGAAAAAGGCTCACTGTGTGGTGCCGCCATTACCGGGGTCCGCTGTGTTATCAATGACGGTGCGTATCATGCGGTCGACTCCTCAGATATAGCCTTCCAGCTCGCCTCTATCGGCGCCTTCAAGGAAGGATATCTGAAGGCCAAGCCGATAATTCTTGAGCCGATCATGAAGGTTGCCGTGGAAGGACCGACTGAGTTTCAAGGGACGGTTATGGGTTCCATCAATCAACGCCGCGGTATGATCATTGGAACGACTGAGGAAGGTACCTACTCGGTTGTCGAAGCGGAGGTGCCGCTTTCCGAGATGTTTGGTTATTCAACTGCTCTTCGTTCTCTCACCCAAGGAAAGGCCGAGTTTACCATGGAGTTCGCGAGCTTCAAGCCGGTACCAAAAGGCGTGAGCGAGCAGTTGGTCAAAGCCTATCAGGAAGAGCGAAAGAACGCTTGA
- a CDS encoding response regulator, translated as MLITFMLIAVAVLVRIWPLQSLQSNLAWLTFYPAVMIASIYGGFWTGLLATLLACLTVTKFWYLLVATPFIETSADWLGLVVFVFTGTMISCVSEAMLMANRKAHQAQLQAQKANEAKSVFLANMSHELRTPLNAILGFSQLLQRDKRLSFEHLEYLNTINQSGEHLLTLINEILEISKIEAKRTSIELSKVSVRGLISDLTKMFELKTKTKGIFFELRGMADLPQFIVTDETKLRVILINLIGNAIKFTKKGGVLADFSLLGDSLDNQQLQVSIQDTGPGIAEQEKNNLFKYFVQTESGKKEKTGTGLGLAISQDYAKMLGGEITAKSTLGEGSTFRVTIKIDKCSDDLQVESCNQRQRVIGLQPGQIPRILVAEDTTANRLLLTTLLKSVGFDVREAVNGAEAVALFESWKPHLVWMDIRMPVMDGLEATRRIKDTKEGKRTVIIGLSAHVLSEERQAIFAAGCDDFLGKPFREDDLFEIMARHLHLRYRFDEDLADNKQGHARLPLVLDLSHLSDELREHLSKAATTTDAIQLREIAENITNDNPILAKELRICADNFDYDTILSALSTNMTGQA; from the coding sequence ATGCTGATCACCTTTATGCTGATCGCAGTCGCTGTTCTGGTTCGAATATGGCCGCTCCAATCCCTCCAATCAAATTTGGCATGGCTCACCTTTTATCCAGCAGTGATGATAGCTTCCATATATGGAGGTTTCTGGACCGGCCTTCTCGCCACTCTTTTGGCCTGCCTTACAGTCACAAAATTCTGGTATTTGCTTGTTGCCACGCCATTTATCGAAACCTCCGCCGACTGGCTAGGACTGGTGGTCTTCGTCTTTACCGGGACGATGATATCCTGTGTATCTGAAGCAATGCTCATGGCGAATCGAAAAGCGCATCAGGCACAATTACAGGCGCAAAAGGCAAATGAGGCAAAAAGTGTCTTTCTGGCAAATATGAGTCACGAACTCCGCACGCCCCTCAATGCAATTCTTGGTTTCTCACAATTACTGCAAAGAGATAAGCGTTTGTCATTCGAACATCTCGAATATCTGAATACGATAAATCAAAGTGGCGAACATCTTCTCACTTTAATCAATGAAATCTTGGAAATATCAAAAATTGAGGCAAAAAGAACCTCTATAGAGCTCAGCAAGGTAAGTGTTCGTGGTCTCATTTCAGACCTTACAAAGATGTTTGAACTAAAGACAAAGACCAAGGGTATATTCTTTGAGTTACGAGGCATGGCCGACTTGCCACAGTTCATCGTCACAGACGAAACAAAACTGCGTGTTATTCTGATTAATTTAATCGGTAATGCCATAAAATTTACTAAAAAGGGAGGCGTCCTTGCAGACTTTTCACTTCTCGGCGATTCTTTAGATAATCAGCAATTACAGGTGTCGATCCAAGACACCGGGCCTGGCATTGCCGAACAAGAAAAAAACAATTTATTTAAATATTTTGTTCAGACTGAAAGCGGCAAAAAGGAAAAAACCGGAACGGGACTAGGGCTTGCAATAAGTCAGGACTATGCGAAAATGCTCGGTGGAGAGATTACCGCGAAAAGCACCCTTGGCGAAGGGAGCACATTCCGGGTTACCATAAAGATCGATAAGTGCAGCGATGATCTACAGGTTGAGTCGTGCAATCAACGACAACGGGTCATTGGTTTACAACCAGGGCAGATCCCCCGTATTCTCGTAGCGGAGGATACCACTGCCAACCGGCTGCTCCTTACGACCCTTTTAAAAAGTGTTGGCTTTGATGTCCGCGAGGCAGTCAATGGAGCCGAAGCGGTTGCATTATTTGAAAGCTGGAAACCACACCTCGTCTGGATGGATATCCGTATGCCGGTGATGGACGGCCTTGAAGCAACACGACGAATCAAAGACACCAAAGAAGGCAAGAGAACTGTAATTATTGGCCTCTCCGCTCATGTTCTTTCGGAAGAGCGGCAAGCCATCTTTGCAGCGGGATGCGATGATTTTCTCGGTAAACCATTTCGAGAAGATGACTTGTTCGAAATAATGGCGAGGCATCTTCATCTGCGATACAGGTTCGACGAAGACCTCGCCGACAACAAGCAAGGCCATGCTCGCTTGCCACTTGTCCTCGATTTATCCCATCTATCCGACGAGTTACGAGAACACCTGAGTAAGGCCGCAACCACTACCGACGCTATTCAACTAAGGGAGATTGCAGAAAACATTACAAACGACAACCCTATTTTAGCAAAAGAACTGCGAATTTGTGCTGACAACTTTGATTATGACACCATACTCTCGGCCCTCAGCACCAACATGACAGGACAAGCATGA
- a CDS encoding HDOD domain-containing protein translates to MSSYKEKQRRDIEKFIDKMPSLSTTVGKVMEICSRTDASPNELNKVISLDPVLAGQVLKLINSAYYSLINKVTSLTRAITMLGMNTVKNMALSTAIIRTVAGTKKSRALPTTKFWAHSIGAGVSAKLLGEAKGLPVMEREELFIAGLLHDLGKVPFGDDYIEALNIAKFEQLPLHEVELDVMGINHQEVGLMIAEKWKLNEFITTCIGTHHETGKLKGEIGNKVALVALSNMYTNIFDHGYAGDPFPREESIEYLREHVGLPADEFCMIGDRVVEEIRKAEVFLNL, encoded by the coding sequence ATGTCGTCATACAAGGAAAAGCAGCGACGGGATATTGAAAAGTTCATTGACAAGATGCCGAGCCTGTCAACAACCGTTGGCAAGGTTATGGAAATCTGCAGCCGTACTGACGCATCTCCCAACGAACTCAATAAAGTTATTTCTCTCGACCCGGTTCTCGCCGGCCAGGTCTTGAAGCTCATTAATTCAGCATATTATTCCCTCATCAATAAAGTTACCTCATTGACCCGGGCCATCACCATGTTGGGAATGAATACCGTCAAAAACATGGCCCTCAGTACGGCGATTATTCGCACGGTTGCCGGCACTAAAAAATCCAGGGCCTTACCCACCACAAAATTCTGGGCCCATTCGATCGGTGCCGGGGTCAGTGCAAAACTGCTCGGCGAGGCCAAGGGCCTGCCGGTTATGGAAAGGGAGGAATTGTTTATAGCCGGGCTGCTGCACGATCTTGGCAAGGTACCCTTCGGTGATGACTATATTGAGGCCTTGAATATCGCCAAATTCGAACAGCTGCCCCTTCATGAGGTGGAGCTTGATGTCATGGGTATTAACCATCAGGAAGTCGGCTTGATGATCGCTGAAAAATGGAAGCTCAACGAGTTCATCACAACCTGCATAGGCACACACCACGAAACCGGCAAGCTGAAAGGGGAGATCGGCAACAAGGTCGCCTTGGTTGCCCTGAGTAACATGTACACCAATATTTTTGATCACGGCTATGCCGGCGATCCTTTTCCTCGGGAAGAAAGTATTGAGTATCTCCGAGAGCATGTCGGCCTTCCCGCTGATGAATTCTGCATGATCGGCGACAGGGTGGTTGAGGAAATCCGTAAGGCTGAGGTCTTTCTCAACCTCTGA
- a CDS encoding AAA family ATPase, with the protein MENNELIVNNPLRALGLEDKSGGGVQAMMGLVMARAGLGKTAILVQFALDCMLLGNRVLHVAIGEGVDKTRTWYDDILSLLTDGEKISNIPEIMKNRMIMTFKESSFSKALLEERLDDLVKQNIYKPECLIIDGYDFANNDKESLEELRNFMNERGLKMIWFSAVSHRDDKRVSLDGVPAPCHEVDSLFETVLLIKPVGDLMKLDILKCDSCKLDPGSTLMLDPSTMLIKKA; encoded by the coding sequence ATGGAAAATAACGAGTTGATAGTGAATAATCCTCTCCGGGCACTCGGACTCGAGGACAAGTCGGGAGGTGGTGTGCAAGCCATGATGGGCTTGGTTATGGCCAGAGCCGGACTCGGCAAGACGGCAATTCTTGTACAATTTGCCCTCGACTGCATGCTGCTCGGCAATCGCGTATTGCATGTAGCGATTGGCGAAGGGGTGGATAAGACCCGTACCTGGTACGATGATATTTTGTCTCTGTTGACCGACGGCGAAAAAATCAGCAATATTCCGGAGATCATGAAAAACCGGATGATCATGACCTTTAAGGAGAGCTCATTCAGCAAGGCGCTTCTTGAGGAGCGGCTTGACGACCTGGTGAAGCAGAATATCTACAAACCCGAGTGTCTGATCATCGATGGCTACGACTTCGCCAACAATGACAAGGAATCCTTGGAAGAGTTGCGCAATTTTATGAACGAGCGCGGCCTGAAAATGATCTGGTTCTCAGCGGTGAGTCATCGTGATGATAAGCGTGTCAGCCTTGATGGTGTTCCTGCTCCCTGTCATGAAGTTGACAGCCTGTTTGAGACCGTCCTGCTGATCAAGCCAGTTGGTGATCTCATGAAACTCGATATCTTGAAATGTGACTCCTGCAAACTCGATCCCGGCTCCACCCTGATGCTTGATCCCTCGACCATGCTGATTAAAAAAGCGTAA
- a CDS encoding PAS domain S-box protein codes for MTTMAEKTAGTILIVDDEIAGLQLLSQILSAGGYKVRAVKTGKEALTSIQIELPDLILLDIKLPDISGYTVCETLKSQVFSKNVPVIFLSALNETSEKLHAFSSGGVDYVTKPFIPEEVLARVKTHIEMFFLRSQLETQARELLEKNSQLLWVAEQHKLSDQALARSEEKFRNLFELSSAVKLLIDPINGDILDANNAAIDFYGWSKEQLKQMHIQDINRLPDYKLQDFSENILSTGRGRYEFQHGRADGSTRDVEVFVNTIQSVEKDLIYSIIHDITDRKKAEEALREIEASKREQAAKRRIEAHYATTFSALNDGLWEWHVPSGEAVFSDVYYKMLGYEVNEFPATYSSWRELVHLDDIKRCEEELQTNRESGQGFSVDLRMRMKSGEWKWISLRGKTVESDIKRKPLRMVGTISDISSRKHAERQLTESHDLLNNLARLVPGVIYQYRLFPDGRSAFPYASPGINDIYEMQPEEVREDASPVFSRLHPEDRARVSEAIFQSARTLETFFCEFRVLLPRQGLRWRWSQAQPQPMEDGGTLWHGIISDITDRKRAEEKLRESNEYLENLINYANVPIIVWDMHFRITRFNHAFEKLTGRSASDVLGKSLEILFPRAQVVKSMALIEETLAGERWKDIEIAIQKIDGSVRTVLWNSATILGSDNEAPIAIIAQGTDITERNLAELEKKRLSAQLQQAQKMEAIGTLAGGIAHDFNNILGAILGYAEMAADDCPPGSQLAKDIEQILKAGTRAKELVKQILAFSRQAETERVPLQPAVIINEAIKLLRASLPTTIEIKKDICPDAGVILADPTQIHRIVMNLCTNAFHAMEIDGGTLTISLQRKEISHGNASISQLRPGSYLELSIEDTGMGIAPEVQDKIFDPYFTTKEVGKGTGMGLATVHGIVQSYGGSISYESQPGRGSVFRVTLPTVDTSSQQENESAELIAVGGREHILLIDDEIILVEMGKAMLERLGYRVTTKTNSIEALTTFQNQPDTFDLIITDQTMPGMTGTDLSRRMLQIRPNLPIILCTGYSNIVTEEQTYSFGIKGFAMKPLTKKSIAQLARKVLDSNN; via the coding sequence ATGACGACGATGGCAGAGAAAACAGCTGGCACGATCTTAATTGTAGACGATGAAATAGCCGGTTTACAGCTTTTGTCACAGATACTTTCGGCAGGAGGGTATAAAGTTCGCGCCGTAAAAACAGGAAAAGAAGCCCTCACCTCAATTCAGATTGAGCTACCCGATCTGATCTTGTTAGACATCAAACTACCTGATATTAGCGGATATACAGTTTGCGAAACCCTTAAATCGCAAGTGTTTTCAAAAAATGTTCCGGTAATTTTCCTCAGCGCTCTAAACGAAACGTCAGAAAAACTCCATGCATTTTCCTCAGGTGGTGTCGATTACGTCACCAAACCTTTCATCCCAGAAGAGGTGCTGGCAAGGGTTAAGACTCATATAGAAATGTTCTTTTTGCGATCGCAATTAGAAACACAGGCCCGAGAGTTGCTGGAGAAAAACTCCCAACTCCTTTGGGTCGCTGAGCAACACAAACTCAGTGACCAGGCACTCGCAAGGAGTGAGGAAAAATTCCGCAACCTGTTTGAGCTCAGCTCTGCAGTAAAACTCCTCATAGATCCGATTAACGGAGATATCCTTGATGCTAACAACGCCGCCATCGATTTTTATGGTTGGTCAAAAGAACAGCTTAAACAGATGCATATTCAAGACATTAACCGCCTACCGGATTACAAACTGCAAGACTTTTCTGAAAATATCCTCTCAACCGGAAGAGGCAGATACGAATTCCAGCATGGCCGAGCCGATGGTTCAACTCGGGATGTAGAAGTATTTGTTAATACGATTCAATCTGTGGAAAAGGACCTGATCTATTCAATAATACACGATATCACCGATCGGAAAAAAGCCGAAGAAGCGCTGCGGGAAATCGAAGCCAGCAAACGAGAGCAAGCGGCTAAACGGCGAATCGAGGCCCATTATGCCACGACCTTTTCCGCGTTAAACGATGGATTGTGGGAGTGGCACGTCCCGAGCGGGGAGGCGGTCTTCAGTGACGTTTATTATAAGATGCTCGGATACGAGGTTAACGAATTCCCCGCCACATACTCATCCTGGCGGGAGCTTGTCCATCTTGACGATATAAAAAGGTGTGAAGAAGAACTGCAAACCAACAGAGAATCAGGACAAGGTTTCTCCGTCGATCTGAGAATGAGGATGAAATCCGGTGAATGGAAATGGATTTCATTGCGGGGGAAGACCGTTGAATCGGACATCAAACGCAAACCGCTACGCATGGTCGGGACCATCAGCGACATAAGCTCCCGGAAACATGCTGAAAGACAACTAACAGAAAGCCACGACCTTCTCAACAATTTGGCCCGGCTGGTTCCCGGCGTTATCTACCAATACCGCTTATTCCCTGATGGACGCTCCGCTTTTCCCTACGCCAGCCCAGGAATCAATGATATCTACGAAATGCAGCCGGAAGAGGTTCGAGAAGACGCAAGCCCTGTTTTTTCAAGGTTACATCCAGAAGACAGGGCGCGTGTTTCTGAAGCCATTTTCCAATCAGCACGAACACTCGAGACCTTCTTTTGCGAATTCAGGGTCCTTCTGCCACGCCAAGGTTTGCGCTGGCGCTGGTCTCAGGCCCAACCGCAACCAATGGAAGATGGTGGAACCCTCTGGCATGGCATCATTTCAGACATCACCGACCGCAAACGAGCCGAAGAAAAACTTCGGGAATCCAATGAATACCTGGAAAATCTGATCAATTATGCCAATGTACCTATCATCGTCTGGGACATGCACTTCAGAATCACACGGTTCAACCACGCCTTTGAGAAGCTAACCGGAAGATCAGCCTCAGATGTATTAGGGAAATCACTTGAAATCCTCTTTCCCCGCGCGCAAGTCGTCAAATCTATGGCCCTCATCGAGGAAACACTGGCGGGTGAACGCTGGAAGGACATTGAAATAGCTATACAGAAGATAGACGGATCGGTTCGAACTGTTCTGTGGAACTCCGCGACTATTCTCGGGTCAGACAACGAAGCCCCCATTGCGATAATCGCCCAAGGCACCGACATCACAGAACGAAATCTTGCCGAACTGGAAAAGAAACGACTATCCGCCCAACTGCAGCAAGCGCAAAAGATGGAGGCCATCGGCACACTTGCCGGTGGTATTGCTCATGATTTCAACAATATCCTCGGAGCAATTCTGGGATATGCAGAAATGGCAGCAGATGATTGCCCGCCCGGATCTCAGCTTGCCAAGGATATTGAGCAAATTCTCAAGGCCGGAACCAGAGCGAAAGAACTGGTGAAGCAAATTCTTGCCTTCAGCCGGCAGGCAGAAACCGAAAGAGTCCCCTTGCAACCAGCTGTCATCATTAATGAAGCGATCAAGCTCCTGCGTGCCTCACTGCCCACAACCATCGAAATTAAAAAAGATATTTGCCCGGATGCCGGGGTTATTCTGGCAGATCCGACGCAGATCCATCGAATCGTCATGAACCTCTGCACCAATGCATTCCACGCCATGGAAATTGATGGTGGTACGCTGACCATCTCCCTGCAGAGGAAGGAAATTTCTCACGGCAACGCGAGCATATCTCAACTGAGGCCAGGGAGTTACCTCGAGTTGTCCATAGAAGATACCGGAATGGGAATTGCACCAGAGGTTCAAGACAAGATATTCGATCCGTATTTCACTACCAAGGAAGTCGGGAAAGGGACCGGAATGGGACTTGCCACGGTTCATGGCATAGTACAAAGCTACGGTGGATCGATCAGCTATGAAAGCCAGCCAGGAAGGGGCTCTGTTTTCCGGGTTACCTTGCCCACCGTAGATACTTCGAGCCAACAGGAAAATGAATCTGCTGAGTTAATCGCAGTTGGTGGCAGGGAGCACATTCTTCTCATCGACGACGAAATTATACTCGTCGAGATGGGTAAGGCGATGCTTGAGCGCCTTGGGTATAGGGTCACTACCAAAACCAACAGTATTGAAGCCCTGACCACCTTTCAGAATCAGCCGGACACATTCGATCTCATAATCACCGACCAGACCATGCCTGGCATGACCGGTACTGATCTCTCTCGGCGCATGTTACAGATCCGCCCTAATTTGCCAATTATTCTCTGCACCGGCTACAGCAATATTGTTACCGAAGAGCAAACATATTCATTTGGAATAAAGGGTTTTGCCATGAAACCACTCACCAAAAAGAGCATTGCCCAGCTTGCCAGGAAGGTGCTGGACAGCAACAATTAG
- a CDS encoding rubrerythrin family protein, producing the protein MSKTVENLKAAFAGESMARNKYTFFAKVARKEGYHYIARIFEETALNEMRHANDHFKLLNGIGDTAANLKEAMEGEDYETMSMYPTFAKEAEAEGNMEAAMLFTQIGKIEAAHRERYKKLLEMVKNGTVFKREKPVKWKCSLCGYTYTGNEPPPKCPSCKHPKEYYEPSDVEFLE; encoded by the coding sequence ATGAGCAAAACTGTTGAAAACTTGAAGGCTGCTTTTGCAGGGGAATCTATGGCTCGCAATAAATATACCTTTTTTGCCAAAGTAGCGCGCAAGGAAGGTTACCATTATATTGCCAGGATCTTTGAAGAAACTGCCCTCAACGAGATGCGTCATGCCAATGACCATTTCAAACTTCTGAACGGCATCGGCGACACAGCGGCCAATCTCAAAGAAGCGATGGAAGGTGAAGATTACGAGACCATGAGCATGTATCCGACATTTGCCAAAGAAGCCGAAGCGGAAGGGAATATGGAGGCAGCAATGCTTTTCACCCAGATCGGCAAAATCGAAGCAGCCCACCGCGAAAGATACAAAAAATTGCTCGAAATGGTAAAGAATGGCACAGTTTTCAAACGTGAGAAACCGGTAAAATGGAAGTGTTCCCTATGCGGTTATACATACACCGGCAACGAGCCGCCACCGAAATGCCCATCCTGCAAGCACCCCAAAGAGTATTATGAGCCGTCCGATGTAGAGTTCTTGGAGTAG